A region from the Triticum urartu cultivar G1812 chromosome 1, Tu2.1, whole genome shotgun sequence genome encodes:
- the LOC125529542 gene encoding uncharacterized protein At5g01610-like, which produces MATYPILLPLLAAVAVAAASSAEDTPTAYEMLERYDFPRGILPEGVEGYELDRDGGFQVYFPRECEFLLAKQWLVKYDTRIAGAASAGKLAALQGIYVKVLFLWIPVAEVDRAGERLSFYIGPVSTSFPLSDFASSPHCRGYHDRAAVAAAVS; this is translated from the coding sequence ATGGCCACCTACCCcatcctcctccccctcctcgccgccgtcgccgtggCGGCAGCGTCGTCCGCGGAGGACACGCCAACGGCGTACGAGATGCTGGAGCGGTACGACTTCCCGCggggcatcctgccggagggggtgGAGGGGTACGAGCTCGATCGGGACGGCGGCTTCCAGGTGTACTTCCCGCGGGAGTGCGAGTTCCTGCTAGCCAAGCAGTGGCTGGTCAAGTACGACACGCGCATCGCCGGCGCCGCCAGCGCGGGCAAGCTCGCGGCGCTGCAGGGCATCTACGTCAAGGTACTCTTCCTGTGGATCCCCGTCGCCGAGGTCGACCGCGCCGGCGAACGCCTCAGCTTCTACATCGGCCCCGTCTCCACGTCCTTCCCGCTAAGCGACTTCGCCAGCAGCCCGCACTGCCGCGGCTACCACGACCGCGCCGCCGTCGCTGCGGCCGTCTCGTGA